In Choloepus didactylus isolate mChoDid1 chromosome X, mChoDid1.pri, whole genome shotgun sequence, a genomic segment contains:
- the UPF3B gene encoding regulator of nonsense transcripts 3B isoform X2: MKEEKEYRPKEKRVTLLTPPGATGSCGGASGDSAKGEDKLDRNKEKKEALSKVVIRRLPPTLTKEQLQEHLQPMPEHDYFEFFSNDTSLYPHMYARAYINFKNQEDIILFRDRFDGYVFLDNKGQEYPAIVEFAPFQKAAKKKTKKRDTKVGTIDDDPEYRKFLESYAADNEKMTSTPETLLEEIEAKNRELIAKKTTPLLSFLKNKQRMREEKREERRRREIERKRQREEERRKWKEEEKRKRKDIEKLKKIDRVPERDKLKDEPKIKLLKKPEKGDEKELDKREKAKKLEKENLNDERASGQSCTLVKRSDGELKDEKPKRPEDESGRDYRERERDYERDQERILRERERLKRQEEERWRQKERYEKEKAFKRKEEEMKKEREALRDKGKKNESTESIGNSEKIEKKEEVVKRDRIRNKDRPAMQLYQPGARSRNRLCPPDDSTKSADPAIEKKQESGISHRKEGGEE; this comes from the exons atgaaggaagagaaggagtacAGGCCGAAGGAGAAGCGAGTAACCCTGCTGACGCCCCCGGGGGCCACAGGCAGCTGCGGTGGAGCTTCAGGGGACAGCGCCAAGGGGGAAGACAAGTTGGATCGcaataaggagaagaaagaggcatTGAGCAAG GTGGTGATTCGGAGATTACCTCCCACTTTGACCAAGGAGCAGCTTCAGGAACATCTTCAACCTATGCCGGAGCATgattattttgagtttttttctaATGATACTag TCTGTATCCTCATATGTATGCCAGAGCATACATCAACTTTAAAAACCAAGAGGACATTATTTTGTTCAGGGATCGCTTTGATGGTTATGTATTCCTTGACAATAAAG GTCAAGAATATCCTGCGATAGTAGAATTTGCCCCTTTTCAAAAAGCTGCAAAAAAGAAGACTAAGAAAAGAGATACCAAAGTTGGGACTATTGATGATG ATCCAGAGTATAGAAAGTTTTTGGAAAGTTATGCTGCAGATAATGAGAAAATGACATCTACTCCAGAGACATTGCTAGAGGAAATAGAAGcaaaaaatagagaattaatAG CTAAAAAGACAACCCCACTTTTGAGCTTCCTGAAAAACAAGCAG agaatgagagaagaaaagagagaagaaagaaggaggcgagaaatagaaaggaaaagacaaagagaagaagagaggagaaaatggaaagaagaggagaaacgaaaaagaaaagatatagaaAAGCTAAAGAAGATAGACAGAGTTCCAGAAAGGGACAAATTAAAAGATGAACCAAAGATTAAG CTGCTCAAGAAGCCagagaaaggagatgaaaaagaattggacaaaagagaaaaagccaagaaACTGGAAAAGGAGAATCTGAATGATGAAAGAGCCAGTGGGCAAAGCTGTACATTGGTCAAACGTTCTGATGGCGAACTTAAAGATGAAAAGCCAAAGAG ACCTGAAGATGAGAGTGGCAGAGACtacagggagagggaaagggattATGAACGAGATCAAGAGCGCATACTTCGGGAGAGGGAGAGACTGAAACGACAAGAAGAAGAGCGCTGGAGGCAGAAGGAGCGCTATGAGAAAGAGAaggcttttaaaagaaaagaggaagaaatgaaaaaagaaagagaagcacTTAGGGATAAAGGAAAGAAGAACGAAAGTACAGAATCGATAGGCAActcagaaaaaattgaaaagaaagaggaagtggttAAGAGAGATCGCATAAGAAACAAG gatCGTCCAGCAATGCAACTTTACCAACCAGGAGCTCGAAGCCGAAATCGACTCTGTCCCCCGGATGACAGCACCAAATCTGCAGATCCGGCAATAGAGAAGAAGCAGGAAAGTGGTATTAGCCATAGAAAAGAAGGCGGAGAGGAGTGA
- the RPL39 gene encoding 60S ribosomal protein L39: MSKADYNVSLGFLTAKGKVMSLLSQFKTFIGNRLPRLKSPGMSLGWQGPASPFQLPAIPLPLPDLRCPARLEVLPGLFERPAHLGCGFPGLVPRRASGQAQDPRHLRSDLAPPPPFLENTDRLLAGEPFFAVNQSEFDFAQTEHSFPPALGSAGRRDVSRRRSARGVISQTPPPEAPPKRVLPVASLSFSLRWPSLWVLLTAIFDMSSHKTFRIKRFLAKKQKQNRPIPQWIRMKTGNKIRYNSKRRHWRRTKLGL, encoded by the exons ATGTCCAAG GCGGACTACAACGTCAGTCTGGGCTTCCTAACAGCCAAGGGAAAGGTTATGTCCCTACTTTCTCAGTTTAAAACCTTTATTGGCAACCGCTTGCCTAGGCTTAAAAGCCCAGGAATGTCCCTAGGGTGGCAGGGCCCGGCTAGTCCTTTCCAGCTTCCTGCAATACCACTGCCCCTTCCCGACCTGCGCTGTCCAGCTAGGTTGGAAGTACTCCCAGGTCTCTTTGAAAGGCCGGCCCATCTCGGCTGCGGCTTCCCAGGCCTCGTCCCTCGGCGCGCTTCCGGCCAAGCTCAGGACCCACGACACTTGCGCTCCGATCTAGCACCCCCTCCGCCCTTCCTAGAA AACACTGACAGGCTCCTGGCGGGGGAGCCATTCTTTGCAGTGAATCAAAGTGAATTCGATTTCGCACAGACCGAGCACAGTTTCCCACCCGCCCTCGGGAGCGCAGGCCGGCGGGACGTTAGTAGGCGGCGGTCTGCGCGTGGCGTCATCTCCCAAACCCCGCCTCCGGAGGCGCCGCCTAAACGCGTCCTTCCCGTtgcttccctctctttctctcttcgtTGGCCATCATTGTGGGTTCTTTTGACTGCCATCTTCGACATG TCTtctcataagacttttagaatcAAGCGATTCCTGGCCAAGAAGCAAAAACAGAATCGTCCTATTCCTCAATGGATTCGAATGAAAACTGGCAATAAAATCAG GTACAACTCCAAGAGGAGACATTGGAGAAGAACCAAGCTGGGTCTGTAA
- the UPF3B gene encoding regulator of nonsense transcripts 3B isoform X1, whose translation MKEEKEYRPKEKRVTLLTPPGATGSCGGASGDSAKGEDKLDRNKEKKEALSKVVIRRLPPTLTKEQLQEHLQPMPEHDYFEFFSNDTSLYPHMYARAYINFKNQEDIILFRDRFDGYVFLDNKGQEYPAIVEFAPFQKAAKKKTKKRDTKVGTIDDDPEYRKFLESYAADNEKMTSTPETLLEEIEAKNRELIAKKTTPLLSFLKNKQRMREEKREERRRREIERKRQREEERRKWKEEEKRKRKDIEKLKKIDRVPERDKLKDEPKIKVHRFLLQAVNQKNLLKKPEKGDEKELDKREKAKKLEKENLNDERASGQSCTLVKRSDGELKDEKPKRPEDESGRDYRERERDYERDQERILRERERLKRQEEERWRQKERYEKEKAFKRKEEEMKKEREALRDKGKKNESTESIGNSEKIEKKEEVVKRDRIRNKDRPAMQLYQPGARSRNRLCPPDDSTKSADPAIEKKQESGISHRKEGGEE comes from the exons atgaaggaagagaaggagtacAGGCCGAAGGAGAAGCGAGTAACCCTGCTGACGCCCCCGGGGGCCACAGGCAGCTGCGGTGGAGCTTCAGGGGACAGCGCCAAGGGGGAAGACAAGTTGGATCGcaataaggagaagaaagaggcatTGAGCAAG GTGGTGATTCGGAGATTACCTCCCACTTTGACCAAGGAGCAGCTTCAGGAACATCTTCAACCTATGCCGGAGCATgattattttgagtttttttctaATGATACTag TCTGTATCCTCATATGTATGCCAGAGCATACATCAACTTTAAAAACCAAGAGGACATTATTTTGTTCAGGGATCGCTTTGATGGTTATGTATTCCTTGACAATAAAG GTCAAGAATATCCTGCGATAGTAGAATTTGCCCCTTTTCAAAAAGCTGCAAAAAAGAAGACTAAGAAAAGAGATACCAAAGTTGGGACTATTGATGATG ATCCAGAGTATAGAAAGTTTTTGGAAAGTTATGCTGCAGATAATGAGAAAATGACATCTACTCCAGAGACATTGCTAGAGGAAATAGAAGcaaaaaatagagaattaatAG CTAAAAAGACAACCCCACTTTTGAGCTTCCTGAAAAACAAGCAG agaatgagagaagaaaagagagaagaaagaaggaggcgagaaatagaaaggaaaagacaaagagaagaagagaggagaaaatggaaagaagaggagaaacgaaaaagaaaagatatagaaAAGCTAAAGAAGATAGACAGAGTTCCAGAAAGGGACAAATTAAAAGATGAACCAAAGATTAAG GTACACAGGTTTCTGTTACAAGCTGTGAATCAGAAAAAT CTGCTCAAGAAGCCagagaaaggagatgaaaaagaattggacaaaagagaaaaagccaagaaACTGGAAAAGGAGAATCTGAATGATGAAAGAGCCAGTGGGCAAAGCTGTACATTGGTCAAACGTTCTGATGGCGAACTTAAAGATGAAAAGCCAAAGAG ACCTGAAGATGAGAGTGGCAGAGACtacagggagagggaaagggattATGAACGAGATCAAGAGCGCATACTTCGGGAGAGGGAGAGACTGAAACGACAAGAAGAAGAGCGCTGGAGGCAGAAGGAGCGCTATGAGAAAGAGAaggcttttaaaagaaaagaggaagaaatgaaaaaagaaagagaagcacTTAGGGATAAAGGAAAGAAGAACGAAAGTACAGAATCGATAGGCAActcagaaaaaattgaaaagaaagaggaagtggttAAGAGAGATCGCATAAGAAACAAG gatCGTCCAGCAATGCAACTTTACCAACCAGGAGCTCGAAGCCGAAATCGACTCTGTCCCCCGGATGACAGCACCAAATCTGCAGATCCGGCAATAGAGAAGAAGCAGGAAAGTGGTATTAGCCATAGAAAAGAAGGCGGAGAGGAGTGA